The Larimichthys crocea isolate SSNF chromosome X, L_crocea_2.0, whole genome shotgun sequence genome segment CAGCTTCAAGTTTCACAATTATTACACAAAGAAGCGCTGGGTACTTTCTGGCATATTGATTCCTGTAAAGCATCATACAGTAAGATGAACTGCAGTCCACCCGTGCTGTGACGGAGAACTTTACGTTTTCCAGATGACTGCAACCGCCTACGTTTTGGGGCGGTGGTCGGTTTGTCAGAGCTCAGCTTGTGTTTAAACTTCTTTTCCCTCCATCACTCTCCAGCTGACTTTGAGTTGGCTCAGCTGCAAGAGAAACTGAGGGAGACGGAGCTGGTGATGGAGAACATTGTTTCCAACGCTCACCACAGTcctgacaggtgggtgtgtgCCTTTGACTGAGGAGACGTTTCATCTGtctgcctcctccctctccttttcctgACAGGGACGACTTGTTTCATTGAGctcatctgtttattttgttaattgaATCATGTATCACACATTTAATCTCTTCCACGTCAAAGAAGAACTCGACACtcccatttcctctcctcctaaTGATCTCTGATTACTCAGATTACATGAGTTCAAAGTTTCAGAAGTTCATCAGTAGTAGACTCTGGCAGGCTGTCGAGAGCTTTGAGAGCTTCACAATCgtctttgacatttaaaatatgcaagTTCATTTGTTCTTTCTAACATTATCCTCACACATATCACACTGTTGTGTTCCTGGaaaattacaaaagaaaactcaaagtGTGGAAGATGTTCAGATTGTTTGGTTTGCTGTCTGTGTTGCAGGGCGAAGAGGGTGACGGCAGATCAAGAGGAGAgtctcctgcagcagctgacgGAGATAACTCGGGTGATGCAGGAGGGCCAGCTGGTGGACCAAATGGCTCCGGAGAAGAAGGTCCAGGAGGATTGGGAAGGTATGTGAACGCTGCACGCTGCAGGAATTCAGTCAGATGATCCTTTTCACATCGCCTGTGTTTGCTTTCTACAGCAAACTCTCAAGAGATCTCAAAGTTTCTTCAAGGGATAAAAGCATCATGATACTCTTTGTTATGATTTCTACAAATTCTTTTGACGTTGTCTTTGTATGAAGTGAAACCAGCGGCTTCCCGGATGGCAGGAAGTCAGTTTAAATTAACCAGCGCACACAAGCTGTGATTAGTGGACCAAAAACAAATTTCAGCTGCAGCTAATACTGGAATATTGAGTTTCCAGTTTGATTTTTTGTAGATTATGTCCAGATTTCAGCTGTAGCTACAAGTTCATACACAGAACTATATGATAGATGACATTCACGTTCCACCCGCGTAGAGACATCGATCGAGGAAATGCTGATTAATTAATGACTCATTACATTTCTCTAGTGTCCGCAGATTATCCAGAGAAGCCTCAGCAGTACTGGGAGCATTCCCACTGCTGTTGTCAGCACCACAGTCcacagacagagacggagacagagacgGAGGCTGAGAGGACACAAACTGATGGAgccaacctggaaaacattccTGAGGACGTTACAGGTGGAGCAGAGGATCTGAATGATGCTGTAAGAGAATCGGGTTTTACAGCAGCAAGCGGAGAGGACGCGGAGCCAGAGAGTGATTCAGGCCTAAATGAGAAGGTCCATGAACACAAGGAGGGAGGGCAGGGGGTCGAACTGGGTGTCCCAGAGGAGAACCTCGCCCGAGTCCTGAAGGAGCTGGAGCTCTCGCTGAAGATGACATccatgatggaggaggagaagatggaggaccTCACCAGGTCGACGGAGACAGAATCTCCCTGCGGCGCAGTCAGACGGAggaacaagaggaggagagccaAGAAAGCCTCACACTGACTTCCATCATGACTGTGGTGGTGTGACGGCTTCTTTCTTAAATGTGATCTGACGAGTAGACGCATGAAAAGTCGCTGAATGCATGAAAACGTGTTGCCAGCCTTGTTTATCTTTACATGAAGTGAGTAAGTGAGAAAACGTGTGTGCATAACACAGTTTTATACAGCTAACATGGGCTTCATCCATCAGGGCATCGTTACTGAAACGTGCTCTGCTTATTGAGTAAACTCatcacattatttttattaaaactatGGACGTGCTTCCAAGACTCCAGGTCTTATCCTCAAAACACAGACGTCACTATCTGTGAACAAACCCAGTATTAGTCATTTTGTTAGGAGTGTTGAGTTATTCATCGTATTTGATCTGTCAAGGTCTTTTCCTGTAGTTtctgatttcatttattcacatCAAGTGCTTGAATTAAAGGTGGTTTTAAAATGTCCATATAATAGTAAACTCAGCTGAATCAGGCCACTTTAGACTTGTTTCCAGTGAGTTGTAGCTCATATCaggacaaataaagaaaacgtTGGCACGAACTGCCAATGAAATGCCATTCATTAAGTGGACAATGCACTAATgaagttttattgtcattttttgggCCGTTTGTGCCTTTTCTCACCTTTTGTCCTAATACGTTTTtacacttcatttaaactttctgcttcctgtctttaTGTCCGAGACGAATTCTTTAAACAAGGACCCTGAATTCCATTTAACACCCTGAGGTGTGAAGAGATCCAATAAATGCGCTGTACTAAATGAACGAGGACAATCTGTTCTTCTCCTCAGTGTTTGTGATGCACAAATCTTGTCTTCTGTTCTGATAACATTTGAAGCTTTTAACTCACCTCCTGTTTTGTGCTTTAagttattttagatttttacttttataaacTGAATTTATGTATTCACTGTTCAgagaagcagcagtgtgtgcgTATCCATTTGAATACTTTAAATAACCTGAATAAAATTTTCTGGATCCTCAACTTTCTCCTCATGGCtgtgtgtgattcattttaCTCAGGCCAATATTAAAACTTCACTATTCGCTGTAGCACTCATAGCCAATTACAATAGCAGGTGGCAGCACAATTcaaaaaaagagtttattaCTAGCAGAATGGTACATTTACTCATACAAAAGCAACATCACGCTGGTCGATGTTAGCCCAGAATATTTTTGGATGAACAGTTTAGCGAGTGGCACATCACAAGAACAGCCTCCCCCCTCTAAGAGTTACTCTGCTGAGTTGCAGTTAAGCGTCAGGTTGGTCTGGGTTTGTGCCCGCCCTCTCTCATAACAGGAAGTAAACCGACAGCGCCACCTCAGTGCTCCATGGGCTCATCGGGTGCGGCAGCGGGTTCATCTGCAGGCTGGGCGACCTGACGGAAACAAAAGCACGGTTTAGCGCACAGAGTTCAATATTTAGAGTCTAACAGAACATTTGAGGTATTAAATAGATCCATCTCTAAACTTTCATGATCTTAATGCCCTCGTTTATCCACACGCAAAACTGTACGCCACTGGTTATTTAACAAGGAGAGGGAAGGGTGTAAAGGGAGAGCTGGAATTACATCTTACTCGATACAAACTGTCTAACGTGGCCCAAAGCCTGAAGAACAACTCATAGAAATAATTCAAAACTATGTTTACGAGTCCAAACTGGACCCTTTGCAGTACCTTTCTCTGTGGCCTCTCCTCTAGTCCCTCCAGGAACGGGGCaacatcatcatcgtcataaATGATGAACTCCATGTCCTTCCCCACAATGCCGATTGAAACATTCTGAAAGAACGAGATAAAGGGAGttctgtaaacatttaaaacatgcttTAAAACGTTTTACTGAATCAGTCACATTTCATAGAAGAGTTTCCTATCACTTGCAATTAAGTTTTCAATAACAATGCACAGACActgaatttattaaaaaatgacatcatcacaaacacagGCTGGGCACAGTAGGCGTACCTTGGTGGTGAGGTCCTGCTCAGTGGGGAGGGTTTCTCTGAGAGCACGGAGGCCATGCTGGACCAGGTCATTCAGGTTACCTGAGAACAAAACAGTGATCCCGCTCATCAGTCAGCAAGGTGAACACACTGTTTGATACTTTGACCATGTTTgagaaaagtgacagaaaactgCAATGTGATGAAACCTGCCCTGCAAAAACATGTATGTTCAATATGAGGCTCTTAGTTAAATCAGGTTTCttctaaaaatgaatgaacCTGGCTGGTAAAAGAAATGTCATCTTACAGTCTGCAAACTTGTCCATGCATCTCTCCAGGTAGGTGCGAGCAGACTGAGAGCGCGCTCCGATGGACATGGCTTTGCAGTCAAAGTAGTTAGCTGACGGGCAGGTCTGGAAGATATGAGGCCCCAtgtcctgcaaacacacaaaacaagagcTTTGGTCAGACTTAGGACATTTATTCTCTCACAGGGGACTAAATGATTCCAGATAAATAAGGACGGTAACATGTTTGAGTGAGCAAACTTACATCATAGCCAGCAATGAGAAGTCCAACACCATAAGGCCTCCTTCCATACCGCTGTGTTGGGATTTGGGTTTCTGAAGGTTCAGTCAAGGGTCACTGCTGCCATTTAGAATTATTTTAGTTCAAAGTTACTCACACTGAAAACTAgtcaataaacaaacacaaacacacacaggaaacaaagcTAACAGGTGAGGATACTGCTGCCGATAAGAGAGACGAGACGTGAGGTGGGGAGGGGCCTGTCGAAGACAAATCTTGAGTCCAAGCACTCCTGACGCATGAAGTTACTATTGGAGACAATCATTTGAGACTTGTTATAATTCGCAGATTCAAGGACGAGCTTCACTGAGACGGTCGAGGCAGCTGTGACTTACCAGAGCAGTCTGGCatcagcagtcagtccagcgATGGAGATGCCGATGTGGTTGTCGACGTGGAGGATCTTCTTCTGGTGGGCAGCCAGTTCAGACTGGGCTCTCTACAAAGACATGACAGCACGTTCTAATACTTGTCCTTTGGCTGTCACTACATCCGCATCGTGCATTAGACCAGTGTTCatttcgtcagacgagacgaaatatgttcgtcaacaAGCCTTTTTTCCTTGACTATgacgagacgatacaatgttctaaaaacactgacgaaaaatgtgtgtgtacagtatatgtgcgtttttgttgacgaataaaaacgtgacgaaaatgtcatgcatgCTTCAtctactatataagaaaaaaagcaacatccagtcTTGCTGTCATGCGTTTGTGCCagcagttcttttactgtagcaacgtcacggccacacgtttgagatcctcttgctgctctcgcacctgtggcttgaaaacaaacagcatgcaggagaaacacggcgtacggacagcgcaatcatgcttgaagcagagaaaaagtcacaatgccTTGTTTTGGCGGATATGTAGTTTGCTTGTTCTACCTAAAAGACTCACTGACGAACATATTTCATCTCGTCTCGTTGTAGACCTCTATTTAgtgatggatttttcttttgaatcGGTCTATTCTTGTTTTGGTGATTTATTAGAacatttatgtacagtatatatgttttcacatggttttgttttttttcttttgaattggTCTATTCTAGTTTTTgtgatgtattattattcagAACATGTGTTATCTGTACAGTATTTGGTATACTGTGatcttttaagtttttatttcatttcaatctGTCTGCTCAGCTATAAAATTAGCTGTAAGTGTcgtattgtttttgtgtttgtgtgttggtgtttctaataaatataaaaaaatgaaatcaagtgcttattaagtgtgtattgaaacaacagacaagacacagtAGCAAAGTTGCTTTGAAGATGAATTCAGgcaattcaatcaagacatttaattcATGTGgtagctgtggaacacaagtgaactggaattaataaacaaaaaagaattcctgaaataaatagaaaaagactaaaatgttttgactaaaacaccctgtgttcatgtttgactaaaactagactaaaattttgagacttttagtcgactaaaatatgacgaacaaaaatgatttgtaaagactaaaagtgactaagaccacgaatgaactttgaaacaagactaagactaaactgaaaaatgggtgacaaaattaacactgcaTTAGACTATATGTAAAGTGTGTGTTGGGTCAACACAGGAGGGAACGGATGTCCACAGCAGCTCAGacagttatttaaaatgtaataaagtcaGTTTTAATGAGGCAGACATTGACGAGCGTACCTTTAGTGCGACCAGCACTGCATGAGTTTTGGATTTGAGTCCCACGGTTGCAGAGCCTTGCTTCACCGCCTCCATGGCATACTCGATCTGATGGATACGACCCTGGagcaacattttgtttacatgttacaATGAGACATGtcgatgacacacacacacacacacacacactgttcagtcAGACTCACCTGTGGGCTCCATACTGTCACGTCGTTGTCGTACTGGTTGCGAAACTACGGATGAAAACAAGACATGATTTCAAAGTGAGAGTTTTGATCCAgcacagttcacacacacaaacacaggctgagCTGAGCTTACGTAGCTGTCCGTCATCATGAGCCGCTTCCTTCACTTACACaccgtctctgtctcttttctggACTTTTCTAGACTCGGGTTTTAAATTACTACAACAACTGAATAATTCATCATCCCATCTGTGTGTGCGGCCACTCACTCaccaaacagaaacatgcaacCGGACACGAGCATCACACTTAGCCGAAGCTGTCAGCAGTGCAGATGATTTCACTCAGTCcgtgtgaaagaaacaaaacagtgactGTGCGAAGATTTGCTCAGTCACTGTGGTTTAGTCAGGCTGGATTCACACACACGAGTTATTATCCTGAAGCCAGAGGCCGCTGAGCAGAGAAAACGAAAGTAAAAGACTTCAGTTTGATGCTAACTCCGCCTAGCCGCTTTCCGTTAGCCTGCCAACCATCTCATTAGCACCCCGGGTTTAAATCGGGTGATTTTAATGCGGTACGTGGAAGCAGACAGACTTATTTAGAAACATCGTTGGCTGCGATATCATCCGACAATCATCAGCAGTGAGCCGCTTCTTCACACGCCGTCATTTAGCCGGTGTCCGCGGAGGCTAGCGTTAGCTGGAGCTGTTTTGCTTACTCACAGCGCAGTCAGAGGCTAgctggctaatgttagctcgcTGTGCCTGAACGCACCGCGCGGTCTGTGTGTCCTGATGAACGACGCGACGTGAAAACGGTTTATTTATCGTACAGGCGTGTTATGTGTCGTTGGATTCCTGGACGTAgtttacatttcattcatagTTACCATCTCTGCGTGTCCAAGTGTCTCCGCTCCTCCGCCTGCGCTGCGATCCTCACTTGATTTATTGTCCTGGAAGAGTCAGTCAGGGAAAACAACAGAGCCCCGATTTGAAATCAGTGATCGATTGAGTGAAGTTGTCCCTGGCTGCAAACTtatgaaatttttttttaccttttgtaAAACCGAACCCGAAAATgtaactcatttatttcatgGTTGCCCATATAGTAGCACATTTTGAAAAGAACTTGAGAACTAtatactgtgtaaaacaaaacagaaaatcagcatttaggggaaaaaaacattattacttattttaaatacaaagaaaagaaagtatgtattattgtcaacctttatattttattagggaaatttcacatccataaatgtaaatttcaagattcatcatcatcattaaagctatttttgattgaagttgatgattattttaagtctcttaagttaattactaataaaaaaatgtctattcATGCAGATCTTTTAAACCAGTAACCTGTCACTACAGTTCtaactagaactttatttagATGTAAGATTacaagttttatttctgctttttttgttttcatgctctttctttttgatccttattatactatcatgtaactatgccgatgctatgttactattgtacaatgtgaactagtatgactgaatttattatttttgtttgttctttaaataaactttgggaaaaacaacaacttatcACGACAAAATACTGAACAATCAAAACTATTTCTCTAATCaataaagaagacaaaaaaatttGATTTTCACTTAAGATAAAATGTCTGCTCATTATACACAATTTAcgtttttacagtgtgtgtgaaattttTAAGTTAATTTTTAATCATGAAGAAATGTGGATTTTGCAGTTAATGGTTTCATGGTTTGATGGTTTCAACATGTCCTGTCAGGGAGTTTGTGTAAATTTCCAAATAATTGCAAACAAAATGAgtaaaaatatgattaaagtGATTACTTTCATTCTACGCTTTATGCAcagtattacattattacaggGACCAGAGTGCAGCATGAAGTCATTCTCTCACTGCGTCTGTTCATTCTTTTGTCTCTCCTTGCACTGACCACACAGGCgcagtgtttgtgcatgaaCACTAGGCGGCAGCAATAAATTAGAAGAGGACTCCGATTGTGGACATTGATGAGAGACTCATTTCTGTTGCAGAAAGACGTGAACAGCTCCAGACAGATGGTCAAGTTTTCCTGTGGACAACAGTGATGTCTGTCTCATCTTAGTTGCAGATGTCTTTCCACGTCTGCCAGTGTTCATGAGAGAGAACTCAgcttaaaacaatgaaaatctGAACTGCACTGCTCCATTTTCTGTAAAAGCAACAGTTGAGTATAAATCTAAAGTTTATGTTGTAATTTTGACTTATACTGCTACACAGTGAAACAGTCTTTTCATTTCTCACACCAGTAAACGTTAATGCATCAGCTGAAGGTTAAATCTGGTGcaacaataaactgaacttTATTGTGTCATTCCACCCGACATCTTTGTCgttgtgtgtgatttaataTCCTCCTCCTTTTATGCCAAAGAAACAGAATCATTCAGTCGAATATACAGATAgatcaacaaaaataaacagtacaAGTGGGCGAGATTAGACTTGTGATATGAAGGCAGGAGCAGTTCATGTACTGTCTGCTTTTTTTAGAAATGCCACCCATTTTAATAATTCACGTATGTTATTTCTGTGCCACA includes the following:
- the psma1 gene encoding proteasome subunit alpha type-1 is translated as MFRNQYDNDVTVWSPQGRIHQIEYAMEAVKQGSATVGLKSKTHAVLVALKRAQSELAAHQKKILHVDNHIGISIAGLTADARLLCNFMRQECLDSRFVFDRPLPTSRLVSLIGSKTQIPTQRYGRRPYGVGLLIAGYDDMGPHIFQTCPSANYFDCKAMSIGARSQSARTYLERCMDKFADCNLNDLVQHGLRALRETLPTEQDLTTKNVSIGIVGKDMEFIIYDDDDVAPFLEGLEERPQRKVAQPADEPAAAPDEPMEH
- the ric3b gene encoding protein RIC-3b, producing MAMSTFQKVTLATCLVLCVALLLPKMLLSRGRKDAAERPEGSGRLPPMMHRQMPPEGRGQRATGSGFSRAHNSEAVARAKGAGTGAGAGGKSNLAGQIIPVYGFGILLYILYILFKITSKGNSKPSEGRFPSVRTENMKRKITDFELAQLQEKLRETELVMENIVSNAHHSPDRAKRVTADQEESLLQQLTEITRVMQEGQLVDQMAPEKKVQEDWEVSADYPEKPQQYWEHSHCCCQHHSPQTETETETEAERTQTDGANLENIPEDVTGGAEDLNDAVRESGFTAASGEDAEPESDSGLNEKVHEHKEGGQGVELGVPEENLARVLKELELSLKMTSMMEEEKMEDLTRSTETESPCGAVRRRNKRRRAKKASH